The Sphingosinicellaceae bacterium genome includes the window GCCATGCCCGCGCCATCGAGAAGCGCATCCGCGTCGTCCGCCGCGAGGCCATCGACTCCTGCCTCCGAGGCTAACGCCTTAACCAAAATTACTTGTTTCGGTACCGAACCGTGTTCATGATCGGCACGGGGTCGGGGGAAGTCATGCGCGCAGCGATAATGTGTGTCGTCGGAACGCGACCCGAGGGGGTCAAGCTGGCGCCCGTCATCCTGGCGCTGCGGGACCATCCGACGTTGCAACCCCTGGTGTGCGCCACCGGCCAGCACCGTGAACTGCTGAGGTCCGCCCTCGAGGGTTTCGGCATCGACGCCGACATCGACCTCGACGTCCTGCAGCGCGGCCAGACCCCCGCCGATGTCATCGCCTCGACGCTGCCCGCGTTGATGGCGGTGATTGCCGCCGCCGCCCCCGCCGCGGTCGTCGTCCAGGGCGACACCGCGACTGCCTTCGCGGCGGCGCAGGCGGCAGGCTATTCACGCGTCCCGCTTGTCCACGTCGAGGCCGGCCTCCGCACCGGGGTCGCTGACGAGCCCTTCCCCGAGGAGATGCACCGCCGCGCCATCGCGCAGCTCGCCAGCCTGCATTTCGCGCCGACGGTGACGGCCCAGCGCGCGCTGATCGCCGAGGGCATCGACCCGGCGAGGATCCACGTCACCGGCAACAGTGGTGTCGACGCGCTGCGGCTGGTCGAGGCGAGGCTCTCCGACCCGTTCGAAGCCGCTCGGCAGTTCGCGTCCCACCCCCGGCTCGATCCGTCGCGGCCGCTCGTCGTCGTCACGGTCCACCGTCGCGAGAATCACGACGCACCGCTGCACCGGATCATCGACGCGCTGGAGCGCCTCGTCGACGAAGGCGTCGAGGTCGTGCTCCCGGTCCATCCTCACCCCAAGATCGGCGAGGTGCTCCGGGCCCGCCTCGGGGAGAGGCCATTCGTTCACCTCGTGCCGCCGCTCGACCACGCCAGCTTCATCGCGCTGATGCGCCGCGCTGCGGTCGTATTGACCGATTCGGGTGGCGTGCAGGAGGAAGCGCCGGCGCTCGGCGTGCCGGTGCTGGTGATGCGCGGAGTCACCGAGCGCGCCGAGGGGATCGCGAGCGGCAATGCGCGAATGGTCGGCACCTCGACCGCCGCGATCGTTGCAGGCGTCCGCGCGCTCCTCGGGGACCCCCGCGCGCTCGCCCGGATGTCGGCGCCGGCGTTGCCCTACGGCGATGGCGAGGCGACGCCGCGCATCGTTGCGGTGATGGCTCGCCTGTTCGGACCGGCCTCGGCGCGGGCGGAGCTGGTTCACTAGCCAAAGGCGCGTATTGAACCGGCGATAAGCCCATCCGATATAGCTCAGGCGTCGGGGTCGATGGCTGGCGCTTTGACACCCGGGGGGCGCTGTGGCAAGGCACCGCGCCTGTGACGCACCGTACCCGGGGCGCAGGAGTCTGACACATCGTGATCAAAGCCGAATGGGGCACCAAGCGTGCCTGCCCGAAATGCAATACGCGGTTCTACGACCTCGGTCATGAAGACCCGGTGACGTGCATCGCCTGCGGCAACGCCTGGGCTCCCGAGCCGGTGCTCAAGTCCAAGCAGACCCAGTTGTTCGAAGTCGCGAAGCCCGCCGCCAAGGTCAACGACGAGACCTCGACCGACGACGATCTCGACATCGATGCCGACGAGGATGCCGCCGACGCACCCGATGTCGATCTCGGTGACGACGAGGAAGACCTCAACGCGGTCGTCGCGGGCAGCGACGAAGAGGAGCGCTGAGGCGCTGCCGGGCGGCGGGGGAATTCCCCCGCTTGCACCGGGCAGCGAATTGACTTAGGGCACCGCCTCCCGGACCAGCGGGAGATACGAGAGATGGGGCGTTAGCTCAGCTGGGAGAGCGCTACGATGGCATTGTAGAGGTCAACGGTTCGATCCCGTTACGCTCCACCATCTCTCTGTGCGGTAACAATATAAGTGCGCCGCTGGCGCACATGGATGCGCCGCTGTGCTCGACTACGAGGCGGGATCCCCCGAGCGGCATGCGAGAGCGACGCGAACGGCGCCTCGTTGCGGCATTCGTCGCGCAAGCTACCATCAATGGATCCACAAAAGCCGTTCTGTTGCGGCGTGCACCGGGTGATGTGATATCATTCGATGCGGACGTACTGTGGACAGCTCTGCGTATGCGGCTGTGGATAAGCAAAATAAAGATCGGCACCCGACCGACGCTTATGAACCCAGTCGTCGAGGCTACGATGTGCTCCGTAGGTTGTCAGGTCCTTACAAGCGGTAGTTGAGGCATTGGCATCGACACCACGACGGCAACGCGATTTGTCAGGGGGATCGCAACCGCCCAGAGTTGCATGCATAGGAGCGATTCGCTTGAACAGGTCGCGATCGACAGGGCGTATAACGAGAGAGGTTCAGATCGGATGCTATCTGACGAAACTTGAGGGTGCGATGCTGGCGTCGTACGCAGCGGATCTCGAGCTGTCTCGGCAAAATCTCTGCGCGCTGCTAGTGCTGAGAGAGATCACCCGTAGTCAGCTTGGCGATCTGAAGAAGCGCTTTGCAGGCTCAGAATCTCGTGCCAGGTCGACGAGAGTGACGGCCCGTATCTCAAGTCAGACGACCAAGACCGCCTTCTCGAAGATTGCCAAGGCGAACGGAGTCGGATCCGACGACGCAGCCGCGTTTGTGTTCCGTGCCGAGCTGCAGACTGGATGGTTGAAGGGAGCGTTGC containing:
- a CDS encoding FYDLN acid domain-containing protein produces the protein MIKAEWGTKRACPKCNTRFYDLGHEDPVTCIACGNAWAPEPVLKSKQTQLFEVAKPAAKVNDETSTDDDLDIDADEDAADAPDVDLGDDEEDLNAVVAGSDEEER
- the wecB gene encoding UDP-N-acetylglucosamine 2-epimerase (non-hydrolyzing), whose product is MRAAIMCVVGTRPEGVKLAPVILALRDHPTLQPLVCATGQHRELLRSALEGFGIDADIDLDVLQRGQTPADVIASTLPALMAVIAAAAPAAVVVQGDTATAFAAAQAAGYSRVPLVHVEAGLRTGVADEPFPEEMHRRAIAQLASLHFAPTVTAQRALIAEGIDPARIHVTGNSGVDALRLVEARLSDPFEAARQFASHPRLDPSRPLVVVTVHRRENHDAPLHRIIDALERLVDEGVEVVLPVHPHPKIGEVLRARLGERPFVHLVPPLDHASFIALMRRAAVVLTDSGGVQEEAPALGVPVLVMRGVTERAEGIASGNARMVGTSTAAIVAGVRALLGDPRALARMSAPALPYGDGEATPRIVAVMARLFGPASARAELVH
- a CDS encoding transposase, producing MTRCTPQQNGFCGSIDGSLRDECRNEAPFASLSHAARGIPPRSRAQRRIHVRQRRTYIVTAQRDGGA